One Rosa chinensis cultivar Old Blush chromosome 5, RchiOBHm-V2, whole genome shotgun sequence genomic region harbors:
- the LOC112165417 gene encoding UDP-arabinose 4-epimerase 1, with the protein MLNFARGRRESRSNRPLSLGGMDYPDPKRKNNFVGKIILAAALTALCIIMLKQSPSFNPTSTFSRRESGVTHVLVTGGAGYIGSHAALRLLKDSYRVTIVDNLSRGNLGAVKVLQQLFPEPGRLQFIYADLGDPKSVNKIFAENAFDAVMHFAAVAYVGESTLDPLKYYHNITSNTLVVVEAMAKHRVRTLIYSSTCATYGEPEKMPITEETTQVPINPYGKAKKMAEDIILDFSKNSNMAVMILRYFNVIGSDPEGRLGEAPRPELREHGRISGACFDAARGIIPGLKVRGTDYKTADGTCIRDYIDVTDLVDAHVKALEHARPGKVGIYNVGTGKGSSVKEFVEACKKATGVNIKVDFLPRRPGDYAEVYSDPSKILRELNWTAQHTNLQESLQVAWRWQKSHRDGYGTPMVVSS; encoded by the exons ATGCTAAATTTTGCCAGGGGCAGACGAGAGTCACGGTCCAATAGACCCCTGTCGCTTGGAG GCATGGATTACCCAGATCCCAAGAGGAAGAACAATTTTGTaggaaaaattattttggctgcTGCCCTTACGGCGCTATGCATTATCATGCTGAAACAATCCCCATCATTCAATCCAACTAGCACG TTCTCCCGTCGTGAATCAGGAGTAACCCATGTCCTAGTAACGGGAGGTGCTGGATATATTGGTTCACATGCTGCATTACGACTTCTAAAGGATTCATACCGTGTAACTATTGTG GATAACCTCTCACGGGGAAACCTAGGTGCAGTCAAGGTTCTCCAACAACTATTTCCTGAGCCTGGGAGGCTGCAATTTATTTATGCTGACTTGGGGGATCCAAAATCC GTTAACAAAATATTTGCAGAGAATGCATTTGATGCTGTGATGCATTTTGCAGCTGTAGCATATGTTGGGGAAAGCACCCTTGATCCACTTAA GTATTACCACAATATTACATCAAATACCTTGGTAGTAGTAGAGGCAATGGCCAAACATCGTGTGAGGACATTAATATATTCTAGCACATGTGCAACATATGGAGAACCGGAAAAGATGCCTATTACTGAAGAAACTACACAG GTCCCAATTAATCCATATGGAAAAGCTAAGAAGATGGCAGAGGATATTATCCTGGATTTCTCTAAGAATTCAAACATGGCAGTCATGATCCTGAG ATATTTCAATGTGATTGGGTCAGATCCAGAGGGCAGATTAGGTGAAGCTCCCAGACCTGAACTTCGTGAGCATGGACGCATATCAGGAGCTTGTTTTGATGCAGCTCGTGGTATTATTCCTGGGCTAAAG GTTAGAGGAACAGACTATAAAACAGCTGATGGCACGTGCATAAGGGACTACATTGATGTCACTGATCTGGTTGATGCCCATGTGAAAGCTCTTGAGCACGCAAGACCTGGTAAAGTGGGAATCTACAACGTCGGCACTGGAAAAG GTAGTTCTGTAAAGGAGTTTGTGGAGGCATGTAAGAAGGCAACTGGGGTGAACATCAAAGTTGATTTCCTTCCCCGCCGGCCTGGGGACTATGCTGAAGTGTACAGTGACCCATCTAAGATCTTGCGTGAACTGAACTGGACAGCACAACACACCAATCTTCAAGAGAGTTTGCAGGTTGCGTGGAGATGGCAAAAGTCGCACCGTGATGGATACGGAACCCCTATGGTAGTGTCTTCTTGA
- the LOC112166151 gene encoding 60S ribosomal protein L8-3 yields MGRVIRAQRKGAGSVFKSHTHHRKGPARFRSLDFGERNGYLKGVVTDIIHDPGRGAPLARVSFRHPFRYKKQNELFVAAEGLYTGQFIYCGKKANLVVGNVLPVRSIPEGAVICNVEHHVGDRGTLARASGDYAVVISHNPDNDTSRIKLPSGAKKIVPSGCRAMIGQVAGGGRTEKPMLKAGNAYHKFRVKRNCWPKVRGVAMNPVEHPHGGGNHQHIGHASTVRRDAPPGQKVGLIAARRTGRLRGQAAAFASKDKA; encoded by the exons atgggtcgCGTCATCAGAGCTCAGCGTAAGGGTGCCGGGTCGGTCTTCAAGTCCCACACCCACCACCGCAAGGGTCCGGCCCGCTTCCGCTCCCTCGACTTCGGCGAGCGCAACGGCTACCTCAAGGGCGTCGTCACCGACATCATCCACGACCCCGGGCGCGGTGCCCCCCTCGCTCGCGTCAGCTTCCGTCATCCTTTCCGCTACAAGAAGCAGAACGAGCTCTTCGTCGCCGCCGAGGGCCTTTACACCGGTCAGTTTATTTACTGCGGTAAGAAGGCCAATCTCGTCGTCGGCAACGTTTTGCCGGTCAGATCTATCCCCGAGGGAGCTGTGATCTGCAACGTCGAGCACCACGTCGGCGATCGTGGAACCCTAGCTAGGGCTTCTGGTGATTATGCTGTTGTTATCAGCCACAACCCTGATAACGATACCTCCAG GATCAAGCTTCCATCTGGTGCCAAGAAGATTGTTCCAAGTGGCTGCCGTGCTATGATTGGGCAGGTTGCAGGTGGTGGAAGAACAGAGAAGCCTATGCTCAAGGCCGGTAATGCCTACCACAAGTTCAGGGTGAAGAGAAACTGCTGGCCTAAGGTGCGTGGTGTGGCTATGAATCCAGTTGAGCATCCCCACGGAGGAGGTAACCACCAGCATATTGGACATGCTAGCACAGTCAGGCGTGATGCTCCCCCTGGGCAGAAGGTTGGTCTCATTGCTGCCAGGAGAACTGGTAGACTCAGAGGACAGGCTGCAGCTTTTGCTTCCAAGGATAAGGCTTAA